A portion of the Juglans microcarpa x Juglans regia isolate MS1-56 chromosome 1D, Jm3101_v1.0, whole genome shotgun sequence genome contains these proteins:
- the LOC121248403 gene encoding L-type lectin-domain containing receptor kinase S.4-like has protein sequence MATSFVSLWVLLLLLYPVSPDVDDADTLLNGFSGGFGAASNNMSLNGIASIENNGLLRLTNDTLMEKGHAFYFRPIQLKNSSGNAMSFSTSFAFAIVTKPAEQGGDGLAFTISASKELLGGGPGSYLGLFNASNDGHRSNYIIAVEFDTFKNNEFNEDNGNHVGIDINSIVSNKSVPVQQFQGSSDTNKVDLNLKSNLVIQAWIDYNSPINQLDVRIATDSTKPRSSILSYKVNLSQYLQESMYVGFSAATGASTSSHYILGWSFNRNGDARTINLGQLPKIPTNTKKNHTGLIVGVSVSCVLAVILVTASAFYIIWRIKTADVIEAWEHDIGPHRFPYRELNQATRGFRDKELIGSGGFGRVYKGVLPNSDTQVAVKRISHDSKQGLQEFVSEVAIIGRLRHRSLVQLLGWCRREADLLLVYDFMPNGSLDRYLFDEPKATLSWEQRFKIIKGVASGLLYLHEEWEQTVVHRDIKAGNVLLDSEFNPRLSDFGLAKLYEHGSKPRTTRVVGTLGYLAPELTRTGKATTSSDVFAFGALLLEVACGRRPINSDASSEEFMLVDWVWQKWRVGAILGVMDPKLGGEFDESEAVLVLKLGLICSNDAPEARPTMRQLVRYLEGELALQEEVAAPYRKKVRGATATDSFENFLQSLPTTSSYSQMASTWTSVGNGGSGAAETGLTPPFSVLSRERPAKQHIRRIFDPVSGGFADLEGT, from the exons ATGGCAACAAGCTTTGTCTCTCTCTGGGTTCTCCTTCTGCTCCTGTACCCAGTAAGCCCCGATGTGGACGATGCCGATACCCTGTTGAACGGGTTCAGCGGAGGGTTCGGCGCTGCTAGCAACAACATGAGCTTAAACGGCATTGCATCCATTGAGAACAATGGCCTACTTCGCCTTACAAACGACACGCTCATGGAAAAAGGCCACGCGTTTTATTTCCGCCCAATTCAACTCAAGAACTCCAGCGGCAACGCCATGTCCTTCTCTACTTCCTTCGCTTTTGCTATAGTCACCAAGCCTGCGGAACAAGGCGGGGATGGCCTCGCGTTCACGATCTCTGCCTCAAAAGAGCTTCTTGGGGGTGGGCCGGGCTCTTATCTTGGCCTATTCAACGCCAGCAATGATGGGCATCGCTCGAACTACATAATCGCGGTCGAATTCGACACTTTCAAGAACAATGAGTTCAATGAAGACAATGGAAACCATGTTGGCATCGACATCAACAGCATAGTATCGAACAAATCTGTTCCGGTCCAGCAATTTCAGGGTAGTAGTGACACGAACAAGGTTGACCTTAATTTGAAAAGTAATCTGGTAATTCAGGCATGGATCGACTATAATTCTCCAATAAATCAATTAGACGTGAGGATTGCGACGGATTCTACCAAACCCAGGTCTTCAATTTTGTCCTATAAAGTAAACCTCTCACAATATCTTCAAGAATCCATGTACGTCGGGTTTTCTGCTGCAACTGGCGCATCCACAAGCTCGCATTATATACTCGGTTGGAGCTTCAACAGGAACGGAGATGCCAGAACTATCAATCTAGGTCAACTCCCGAAGATTCCTACAAACACCAAAAAGAATCACACAGGCCTAATTGTTGGCGTCTCAGTTTCATGTGTTTTGGCTGTGATTTTGGTGACTGCTTCGGCTTTTTATATCATCTGGAGAATCAAGACGGCTGATGTGATTGAAGCCTGGGAGCACGATATTGGTCCTCATAGATTTCCTTACCGGGAGCTGAACCAAGCGACGAGGGGTTTCAGAGACAAAGAGCTAATTGGGTCTGGTGGATTCGGTCGAGTTTATAAAGGAGTCCTGCCAAATTCAGATACCCAAGTTGCTGTTAAGCGAATCTCCCATGACTCAAAACAGGGTCTGCAAGAGTTCGTGTCAGAGGTTGCTATTATTGGTCGTCTTCGCCATAGAAGCTTGGTTCAATTGCTGGGTTGGTGTCGTCGGGAAGCTGATCTACTTCTTGTTTATGATTTCATGCCTAACGGAAGCTTGGACAGGTATCTCTTTGATGAGCCTAAAGCAACCCTGAGCTGGGAGCAAAGGTTCAAGATCATCAAAGGAGTGGCTTCAGGGCTTCTCTACTTACATGAGGAGTGGGAGCAAACTGTAGTTCACAGAGACATCAAGGCAGgaaatgttttattggattcTGAGTTTAACCCAAGGCTGAGTGATTTTGGCCTTGCCAAGCTGTACGAGCACGGGTCCAAACCAAGGACCACCAGGGTGGTGGGCACGCTGGGTTATTTGGCACCTGAGCTCACGCGCACAGGTAAGGCCACAACCAGTTCGGATGTTTTTGCCTTTGGTGCTCTGTTGCTCGAAGTCGCATGTGGTAGAAGACCCATTAATTCCGATGCATCGTCTGAGGAGTTCATGCTGGTGGACTGGGTATGGCAGAAGTGGAGAGTAGGAGCAATTCTTGGTGTTATGGACCCAAAGTTGGGGGGCGAATTTGATGAGTCTGAGGCCGTTTTGGTGCTTAAACTGGGCTTAATATGTTCCAATGATGCACCGGAGGCACGCCCCACGATGCGGCAGTTGGTGAGGTACCTGGAGGGCGAGTTGGCGCTGCAGGAGGAGGTGGCGGCGCCATATAGGAAAAAAGTACGTGGTGCTACTGCTACCGATTCGTTTGAAAATTTCTTGCAATCCCTTCCGACTACGTCGTCGTATTCTCAGATGGCCAGCACGTGGACTTCCGTCGGTAACGGTGGGAGTGGTGCTGCTGAAACTGGTTTGACCCCGCCATTTTCAGTTTTGAGCAGGGAGAGACCG GCAAAGCAGCATATAAGAAGAATCTTCGATCCTGTCTCTGGAGGATTTGCTGATTTAGAAGGAACCTAA